The genome window GAGCTGTAGGGCTTCACGGCAGGCCTTTTCGCAGAGGTCTAGAGCGGTTTCAAACCACAACTGGTTTTTCTCGGCAAAGCTGTGGGGCTGGGTAAACCACTCGAGGGGGGCCGAGAGGTAGCGCGACTCGATGCCGGTGTTCTCAAAAACGCGGATGAGGCGCTCGAGGCCCTGCAGGCGGTCAAACAGGTTCTGCACCAGATCCCGTACTTCAGACTGTCCTACCCGGTGCGGGGGGTTGGCAGTGGCGACGCTGAGAATTCTGGGATGCATAAAGATGCCTCAGACGTCGCTTTCGGGGGTTGCGCAGGAATCGCGGAAAACAAATTGCGAGATGCGCTTGCGATGATCGGATTTCCAGTCAATGCGGGGGCGGGGTTTTTCCTCGGGCAGATAGCCCAGCCGATAAACTGCCATCAGCTCCAGGTGCTCGGGCACTTCCAGCAGCCGCTTGATTTCCTCCCAGGCCTCGGGAATTTCCATGGGTGTGGAGACAAACTGAATGCCCATCCCAAGCTCGACCGTGGTAAGCCAGATGTTCTCGATGGCCATGCCCAGGCCCAGCACGCTATACAAGCCGGAGAGCTGGCCCGGACGGTATTCTTGCTTGTCCAGCAGGGCCGCCAGCAGGAGGGGTGAGCCTGCAATTAGTTTGCGGTTGTCCTCGCCTAGGGTTTGCGGAACCCGCAAGGTTTTTAGCAGTCCGAGGGCATTTGGGCTCATAATCTGGCGGGTGAAGGGACGTAAGGGACCCGGCAGCTGGTCAATCAGGATGCCGTCGCGCCGCTCGTCCATCTCTTTTTCTGTAAAGCGAAAGTAGGGGCGATAGCGCTCGAAAAACTTGCCGTCGGCAATCAGTTGTTGCATGGTTCGCCCCCCAATCTCGGCAATTTTCTCTCGCTTGACCCTGTCCTCAATCAAAATGAAGCGCCAGGGCTGGGA of Meiothermus sp. contains these proteins:
- a CDS encoding nitroreductase family protein — protein: MEFLEVIRKRKTTNGPFLDKPVSKEHQRLLMEAASRAPSHFNSQPWRFILIEDRVKREKIAEIGGRTMQQLIADGKFFERYRPYFRFTEKEMDERRDGILIDQLPGPLRPFTRQIMSPNALGLLKTLRVPQTLGEDNRKLIAGSPLLLAALLDKQEYRPGQLSGLYSVLGLGMAIENIWLTTVELGMGIQFVSTPMEIPEAWEEIKRLLEVPEHLELMAVYRLGYLPEEKPRPRIDWKSDHRKRISQFVFRDSCATPESDV